The genomic DNA CGATATTGGTCCCTGGCCCGCATGAGCCTGGTAATAACATCGACATCTACTTACAACCGATGATTGATGATTTAAAAAAGCTTTGGAAGGAAGGGGAACCAAATATGTATGACGCGtataacaaatcatttttcactttaaaagcaGTTTTAATGTGGACGATAAATGACTTCCCTGCTTACGCAAATTTATCTGGCTGCGTTAATAAGGGTTATAAGTGTTGTCCAGTTTGTGGAGATGACACCGTAGCTAAATTTTTGACTCATAGTAGGAAAATGTGCTACCAAGGGCATCGTCGATATTTGCCTCTACATCATCCTTATAGAAGGCAGAAGGCTGCTTTTAATGGACAACAAGAGTTTGGGCAGCCGCGTCGAACCCTATCCGGAGAAGAAGTGTTAGCAGAGCAAGAacaaatcaaatttgaatttgggaagaaaatgaagaaggcaaaGAAGGTTGAAAGTCCATGGAAGAAAAAGTCAGTATTTTTCGAGTTAGAATACTGGAAATTTCACCATGTTAGGCACTGTATTGATGTCATGCATGTCGAGAAGAATGTATGTGATAGTCTGATTGGCACATTACTAAATATGCGCCATAAGACAAAGGATAGTGCGGCAGCCCGTCGTGATATGATGGAAATGGGTGTTAGATCTGATTTGGCTCCCCAAGTAGGAGTAAAGAAAACCTATTTGCCTCCTTCTCCCTTTACTTtgtcaaaggaagaaaaaaggaCTTTCTTGTCATCATTAATGTCGATGAAACTTCCATACGGACATGCATCGAACATAAAAAATTGTGTTTCCATGCCTGATTTGAATATTTACTGGCTGAAATCACATAATTGCCACATTCTTCTCCAACAATTACTCTCGGTTGCAATACGCTCCGTTCTTCCGAAGCATGTTAGGGTCACAATTATTAGATTGTGTTTCTTTTTTAATGCTTTGTGTAACAAAGTAGTAGACGTGTCAAAACTGGATAAGCTGCAGTCAGATGTTATACTAACCTTGTGCGATCTAGAAAAGGTTTTCCATGCGTCATTTTTTGATGTAATGGTACATATAGTAGTCCACTTGGTCCAGGAACTACGCTTATGTGGACCAGTATTTTATAGGTGGATGTATGCGTTTGAACGGTTTAATAAAGTACTAAAGAGTTATGTTCGAAACCGTTATTATCCCGAAGGTTGTATGGCAGAGAGTTACCTTGGAGAAGAGTCCGTAGAATTCTGCACCGAGTTTCTTAGTCAGAATTACTCCACTGCCGGTCTTCCAAAGGACCAAGATAATAAGATATCAGGTCCATTATCCGCTGTGATAATAAAATCAGTGGAAGAGAAGGAGCGAGATGAAGCACATCTACATGTCCTTCTAAACAACGCTGAAGTGTTTCCATATATTCTGTGAGTTTATGCAGTTTGTTGTTTTCAATTCCTCATTATCCAGTAATTAGTCTTGTAATGTGTCTTTAATATATCATTCCATATGCATTTTTCAGAATGCATAAGGAATATCTTGAAGAAATTCACCGAGGGAAAAGGAAAAGCTTACATTGGCTCATGAGAGAGCACAATCGGCTCTTTGCTGATTGGTTTCAAAACAAAGTCAGTGTTGTATTAGGTTCTTTGATCTGTAGTGTAATGACGACTATTAGCtatttaggatttaaaatttctTATCATATATGTAGGTGAATGATGAACTAAGGGAGAACAACAAAGGTGTTTCAGATACGATAAGATGGCTCGCTGCCAAGCCATCATTTTCAGTACTAACTTATCAAGGTTATCTAGTGAATGGAGTGCGATATTTTACAAAGGAACGAGATGACATACGCGTTGTTCAAAACAGCGGGGTGTCTGTCATTGCTAAAGCGGTCCAGGTTTCTAGTGCCAAGGACTTGAACCCCGTAGAAAGTGATTTGACATTTTACGGTATCATACAAGAGATATGGGAATTAGACTACCATGCATTCAAAGCTCCCTTGTTTCTGTGTAAATGGGCAAGTAATGATAAAGGAATAAGGGTTGATGATCTTGGGTTCACACTTGTGGATTTTAGTCGACAAGGTCACAAAAAAGATAAATATGTTTCTGTTGACCAAGTCAAGCAAGTGTTTTACCTTGAAAATCCCGTTGATGCTACATGGTCTATTGTTCTGTCCTCCACAACTCGAGACTACCAAGAattgtataatgaagatgacttAGGAGACACGATCATGGAACATCCCCCATTCGGTACTGAAATCCCCGTAACTGATGTCACTACTGATGATGTCGCTCATACTGCTAGACCTAATGTTGAGGGAatttggattaaaaatactgCTACTAAAACTCCTGCACCTAATGTCGTTACTGACTGATGATGTAGctttatgtaaaatatatatctaAATGGGAATTTGAATGACTGAATGAACCATATATATTTGCCTTTAATTGTGTTATAATGtgtaaaatatatttttaatttttttttcttttgttttgcatTGTTATAATCATATAAGTAGTTCATCCATAATTACTGATTGATGGCAttattttttctttaattattttgcattatttaattatACTTCTATAAAATACTTTAGAGTTATTTCAGATGTGATTAATTACTGATTGCAGTTTAGGTAAATTATTGTTCTTGTATAGTTGTATTCGCACTTGctgattttacaatttattatTTATGCTAGACTGTAATTAATGACGGACTGAAAATATATTGTTCAACTGATGGCTTTATTATTCAATTTAATGCAGACTAAGGGAGCAAAATGGCAAAGAAGCAAAAAGCCAAGAAAGtaattttcgaagaaaatgaCAAGAAGAATAACTCTGAAAAGGTTGATGATGAGATTGTTCCTGATGTCAAAACTTCAGAGACTTGTAATGAAAAGTTGGTTCAAGTCCCTCCACAATATCAAACTCAAAGTAGTTGTGAAGAAACGATGACCACTTCTGAATCTGCAAAAAAAAGGCTAGGAGGTGCGCGTGGTGTTTCAGCTCTTCACAAAGTAGTGGTGAAGAAAGCTCGGGGAAAGAAATTTAAAGTTAGATACAATGATTTTGGAGTTCCCATCGGAAATACAAGGCCTACTTTACATTCTTATATAGGAATGCTCGCAAGGACAATGATTCCAATCGACACTAAAAACTGGCCAAAAGTGGATTGTGATCTAAAAGCAAAATTATGGGATGATGTCCAGGTAAATTATATCCCTTgttgacttcttcattttatttaaattgtgACTGTAAATTATGTGGCTAATTTATATTATGTGGCTCTTTAGGACACATTCAAAATTGCCCCAGAAAGTGAGAAGCTTGTGCTACAATCGGCAGGTGAAAAATGGAGGCAGTTTAAAGCTGATTTAACTGCAAAATATGTGGTGCCATTTAttggaaaaaagaagaaattgatgaAGCCTCCGAAGAAGTATGCGTTTGTTGGTAAAGAACCTTGGAAGAAATTTGTTGCAGAGAGGACGAGCCCCAAATGGCTGGTATGAATATATTCTACTAATAAAATATACACGATTGCCATTTTACTTGCTAAATGATTAAATAGATTTtggttaaataatatttattaatttttactaATTTATTTTGGTGCAGGAACAACGTAAGTTACAGAGCAATAGAGTGGGTAAACGGAAATAACATCACCGCTTGTCAAGGAAGGGGTATATTGGTTTGCGAGAAGAAGAAGTAAGAACCATATCTATTTGGCTTTGCAATTCTAAGTTTTAAGGGAGTTTAAACATTTTCTCTTTTTTAACAGATAAAGAAAGGGAACTTAAAGCGGAAAGAGAAACCTGATCGTGCAATTTTTTGGTGGAAGGCTAGGATGCCAAAGAATCCTGATGAGCTTACTGAAGAGCAAGCGGAAATAAATGCGAGAATTGTAAGTGATATTTTTAATACTGCATTCCCTTCAAAGATAATTGCGTCATAAATAATGCACTACTTGTTTGTATTTATTTTACAGGCTGAGTTACTTGAAATGAAGGAGAAGGGTGAATTTGTTCCACATGGAACAGAAGATGTGTTGACTACGGCACTTCAGACTCCTGAGCACGCAGGAAGGGTTCGAGGGGTTGGCGGCTTTGTCACTCCAACAGCATTCTTCAATTTGCCAAAAGTGAAAAAGACTAAAATTACCAAGGCAGAGTTGTTGGATCAGTTGGAAAGAAATCAGCGGGAGATGGCTGAACTTAAGGCCTTGGTTAATGCTTCGAATGGTCACTCTCCTATGTTCTCTGACAAATCAAGTTATCAAGTACCTGTTAATAAAGAGGGAGCTGCTGATAAGTGGAATGTTGGAGTTGATGTTAAACCGCTGAGTGCCAAACAGTTGTTGGTAAATGATGAAGACTTTGTTGGTTTTGACCCCTCTCCTCCGAGCGGAAAGAAGGTAAATTATTATTAAGATCTACTAGATATATGCCTACAGACTTGGGATTTATGCAATAAAATTAAATTGATCCCTCACTATAATGTAGGGTCCACAGTCATGTGAGCTTGCACTGGATTGCATAGAGAACAAGGTTGTTTTTGGAACAATTTTTGATGATCACGAAGAGATGAATGTTTTAGTACACGGAGTGCCTCTAAAGCCCGGACATGTTCGTGTGTCGGTTGACGGACACATCCAGCCAGAGGCGTCGGTTCCAGTGCCCATACCTGGTGAAATTGAGGTTGTACGCCAAGCAGTTGGCTCTCACGTAGCATGGCCTCGTGAATTGATCATCTACCCAACTGTGACGGTATGttatataaaaattatgtcaATATACTCTGAATTGATTGTTGCATTCTATAGTAGTTATGTCAATAATAACCGATTATTcttgttttatttaattctgtgtagaaaaagaaaaaggaagtgTTGCAGGGGCAGTCTAAGCGGAAAGATGAGTTGTAGAAACTTCAAGATGATTATAGAAAAATGAAGCTAAACAAGAATGTGCCAAAGCAGTACAAGGTGTTATACAAACATACTGCAGTCTTCATGAAAGCCACTGGGGAGTCAATCCAATTCCGTGTGATTCGGACGTGTTTGGGACtgagaaaataatttatatattgcATGAAAATGTGAAAGCATTGTTGGAGTTCGATATGATTGGCCAAGCTGCAATATCTGCTTATATGGCGTAAGTTAATTTTTTATCGTTACATATTCAATATTCATGTTTTATACGGATATTATAAGTAATGTAATTCACTCTCTGGTAGGCTCTTGCAAAGACTGATTAAGATTGAGAGGAAGAATGATGATGTGGTCTTATATGGATTTTTCGATCCAGGAGCTACATTTACGTTGAACAAATCTTTTCATTCTTATTTTGTTAATCAGTTGAAAGCGAGTAGTCCCTATCGCATGTACTTCATGCCACATAATCATAAGTAAGTATTTTTAATTTAGACATGCTTttacaaattaatatatttaggtagtttttttaaaatttctgacttgtgtttttcttttttcttttttataaacatagttgccactggattttggttgtaatttgGGATGGCGATATTTATATTCTGAACCCTCTGCCACATCCAACACATTTTGATGAGTTGGAAAAATCATTAACAGAGTAATATATTTCTGTTAAttactatatataaatatatatatagtaaatattCTCCCTTTTGAAAAATAATCATGTATATTATTGTTGTTCTGCAATGTAGAGCgatgaaatcctacaatgctcaAACTGGAAGGGGAAATAAAGCTCCTCAGATAAAGAATCTTCTTGTaagttttttgtatttttttatcactttgtaattttaattaatttctggtgctaattcagattttatattgtaacagggatctcccaaacaaccaggaggggttgaatgtggctatgttataatgcgatacatgaaagaTATCATTGCTGATAAGGAGCTATCTTTTACTACCAAGGTATATATGCAAATCATTTCCGATAGATGGCATGTAGAATTTTTTTTGTGTAGTTTTTCAGGACAGATAAATATGAGTGCCATTTTTATTATCAGTTTTTATTATTAGTGATTTCCAGATGGATCTTGTTTTTATTAGTGATAAGGAACTATCTGGTATATAGTTTTGGATTAACGAAGAAAATTACGGTTAAATAGAGAAAAGGTCCTCTTCTGGTTAAATTATAAATAGTTGgttatgtttatttttaattatacatATGGCAATTCTGGTTAATAATATTCTGGTTGCTAATTTTTACGTGTGTTTTATAGTGGGCAGCCAAAACTCGAAAGTCCTACACAAGGCAGGAGCTGGATAAGGTGCGGATGGAGGTGCTTGAATTTATCCAAGACAAGATGTAAAAATGATAAGTATCTATATATATAGCTTTTCTCTGAACTATGTGAATTGATATTGTGTTTGCTGGTGGTTGGTGGTTAATTAAGGGATGTTTGGTGACAATTACATCCATCATTCTGATTTATGTTTGGAATTGTCGAAATTTGACAAGTGGTACATATTAACTAGTCAAACATGTTTAGAATGTTGGATGTAATAACTAGAGAATTTGGGTTTTATTGTTTTTAgttgggatgtttattttagacttggaatGTAATGTCCGAATTGAGCTCTTGTTGGATTGAATGTTAGTAAATTTGGTATCAATGTATACCTCTATATTTTTACAAATTTGGTTGGATGTATTGCATATtgttggtatttttctggttgaAAATGTAATTGGTTCCCTGGGCTATTaatagtaccaggatggcatATGCAATTTACAGTACATATATTAACATCAGAATGGTAAtttaaaaccgatgtaaaaatgaacaaaagacatcaggtgaaacaatattaaaagaaaaagaactacaaaaaccaatgtcaaatagtcatttgacatcggttctgtaaaaaaatcaatgtattttaagccaaataacatcgaattttcaatagctgatgtcttaaattttacaatattaaagattaaacatcgGTTAGAAAAAAACACTGATATTAAACAAAAGGATTTAACATCACCAAATGAACGAAACCGATGTCTAACCCATTATTTTACATCGGTTGATAAAAGTACCCGATGTCTCATGGACCATTTCACATCGGTCAGACAAcataaccgatgtctgatctagaTTTTCACATCGGTTTATTTgaaagatttttaaaaaaatatcttttagagcttgtaggtttcatgttttaatggataattaccccataatatacttatattcacctagaaatactgtaatataagctgaaatttgttgcaaagacatcagaattattcttaaaaccgatgtatagcactgtaatagacatcggctgtgaACCGATGTTAAAGCCTGAtaacatttaacatcacacgcgaagacatcggttcagttttttttttaacatcggttcagaaccgatgtctgatcccatatttttTGTAGTGTCTAAGTTGAATGTCTCCAGATACTGATGATATCCAAATGCTGATGgtgtgtcaaatcctgacgacacatcaaatactgatgacacccgaacagccagatcctgagcttcttctgatcattaaGAATCAatatataacaatctcccccaatttatgcttaatataATGAAGCACACATTatattctcaatgatgccaaaaccaactacaaaatgtacaaggagtaaagcttacttcagtatcttcagataactgacagttgtttccaaAAAGTTTTTttaatctttcttcctccttgtcttataggactttaacaagctttttcttcaactctctcttctcttcaatgtcttctccaagctgatagatggctgatcttaatttagaaaacgagcttttgtttatctcaagatcaccaatcaacacAAAACTTAAACTGACATTTTCATGATCaagactgaaggataactgaggactgttaAGAAAAACTTTTAAAACTGCAActccctttttcatcttcatttcttgactagtataagttctgtacaCAGGAACATAATgaccattgtatttatcatctttcgtcatgactcttcttctgataacttcaagtatcatagaagaccaatttctggtgacactgttctcaactctaagaagatagtgaatgtatttcaattctgtcaaattcttcattaagagttattgcaatgtaaagctctttactttaccatccctcaaaaagtacagaatctcttctctgacatcattatcatttatctttctataaacAATCTTCATaacttcaactttctcaagatgtgaaggagaaactctttcaccaagattctcaGTCAGAGTTtttgtatccagcagatcagatcTTAGAATCTCCATATCCAAATGACCAATGCCTcatctggttcgagatttgacaaGTTTCAGTTTCTCATTATATTCCACCAAAgaggtttcttgatggacttatcaacatcttcctattctgaaatagaatctcttaaccctgttgacacaaattcaacatgcttgaaccctttaggataatcaaatgtataaatgtctttccatcttttatccttctttccgggaggagcataacttgtagacaAATCATAAATCTTCCCTTTTGCTTTATGACATAGctctctctttgattttaaaactctctgcacataatctttgcatgcttgatcagctttccttctgtcaaccttttctttttcatcaacctctgaaataTGAGAAGTGACTACTGTAGTAAGGGCTAACTCATTTAATGCTTcgatcactttttcatcagaatcaaaatcagttatcaggttcacaacatcaggatctgcttttacctcaggatttgtgtctgcttcaGGAGTTACATTTTGATttgctgtatcagcttgatcaacGTTAGTGGATGACCTTTTCTTCCTTTGAATAATCAACTCCTCTGActtctgaacttcttcatcttcttcatgtccttgtataggaacataaccttctctgtACAGTCACTTGACTTAATTTAGAAGTGTTTCCTCTTCCTCCTCTTCATCTGGCTCTTGtagatcttccacctctttttactcttcctttagaagtgttagcttcagcttcaatttgagccattaactccttttgttgcataactgcttcttcagctGTTAAATCAGGAAATTCCTCAGTTATATACCTGTTAGGTCACAAAACACTATAAAAgagggttgaatatagtgttgatacaatcaaatcgattttaaaCACAAGCATGTAACattaatcaagtttattcaatataataagttctgttacaaagtaggttaaactactctcagtgatgaacaatatcactaagagctgctaggttacaatgtataatcttctcgtgaatgataacacatatagtataaaccctaagttgtgtttatatagtacacagttacaagaaatcttctaattgatatggaatataattctatctcctaaaatatatcaatcggatattatctttttacaagtcttctagtcttccaactctaaagcatatcttccagtgttttagtccagatcctctcctgtaaatcatctgcattccttatctgaagtcttcccgcacttatatggggtacccaggcaactatggcctaataatcaagggtccggttcatACCCGGCCCGAATCctaaccatccagtccgtggaatattttgatgtcaaatcattttgatttcaaaacatcccaattcagggttccCAAATAACCtgaaataatgggtatttgctcaagagagcaatcgataacataagaacaataatgaaaggaacttcCATAATTAAGAGTAAATTGCAGCggaatataaaacagttaactattctgaacttagaatatgaatgaagtatttgcagtattttacgagaaaagtaaggaatacttgcctcaattgataaccctctgatctttaactatctgccatatcactcagtccgGATGTATCTGTATTTTTATTGACAGACCAGTTGACATTTCTTATCATTCACCATTtcaggtttatctctattctgaatccactcgtttcattactacacgtaatcaggctttacttttacaatctccgtctggctttgaatgcctcgcactatgtgtatctatcataaaagataccattcaattaacttacaatatataattgtctagtctatacgcttatccttatcgtctacccgcccgataataacatataaggatcatctttaatcatataaagCTTAGTAGACACGTGGACTCACagttcacataacacataaaaacacaaggcacgtatcacatatttcatataacacatagtcacataattcatgAAGCACATGAGTTGAATCGTCAAAATATAGGTCTCGATACGAATAAAacaagaataattcaattaataataatattaattgaatttaaaatctcaaactgatttttatatcattatttaggaaaaatccgaattaaaaatgatttttccataatttttggaattaaaatgaatttaatatgaattacataaataaactgattaatttttaaaataattaatcaatttaaataaataataaataattaataaataaataatatttaggatttttgaatatattaaaaacagttcagatttatttataaaataaaatcaattaatttaattaattaatcaattttttttgccaaatttaaagcagatttcattaataacttgaaagagattcaatcgggacaaacccccaactgatcatgcaaccaggttaaaaaacaaatagagctaaataattagccattttgtttccggattgcttaacaaactgaatacaaatattctgaaaattaaaaatgaaggtaatggtttcccggacaatccagcacgcatctcccccgaaaatagtagcttcacaattgaccctcacattaattcgattgatattgcaatgttcagaggactcagtTGCAACAACGGAGTTTAGAGGCCTTATattatgaacaaatattttttgtgagaggtgagcacatgtgattttcaccaccgttccaaacgcaccccagctatctacctgccggacaccagctatagacctgccgaaattgttgttgatgcgagatatccagatctcccaaTTCACCATCCAATTCATTTTCAACACAACCAACACATCGCAAAAAGCGAGACACATCGCATAAAGcgagacaatcaaacacacaaataatAACTTAAACAGAACAATACGAAAAAAtccaaaattcaaaaatctcggaataacaccaaattgtaatatgttgttagaccagagattttgaatccaaaactgaattttattataaaatccaagCTCTTACTTTagtagatctgaaaactaaagtgaaaaactgtaatggatttttcgagttttgtaaaacaaatctcgattttattaaagaaaaagtgaacaaaagaagaagatgaagatgaatatggaGATAGAGATGGGTAGAAAGGGGGAAAAAGAAGGTAGGGCGGCTAGGGTTAGGTGAAGTTAGGGCGGCCGACTCTCATGCGAGAGAGAAATTTTTGATCCTTGTTTTAATTGGTTTTAATAGagacttaattaattaatcaatttattaatAAACAAAAACTGAATTTTGGAATTTACAAAAAAATCAAATCCAGAAACATATTTCAGAATCTGATTTTGGGGAAAACAGAATTAAACCCGGGTTTTTAAACCGGGCCTTTTAAGAATCAAACGGGTCATACCCGGGTCGGGAAGAACCTCCCAGGTCCGCCGGGATTCTACAGAATCCAGCGACCGATCGGTGGTCCGGCCAGAGTGTGATTAAGGCTATAACACCACGGTTTGAACTCATTTGTGCACGAAAATCTTTCAATATGCTTCCAGAAACCTTACGAATTCGACAACATCAACCTACAACCCATATTTCAAAGATTCCAGCCAACTGTTCATTAAAACCGGTGAACCATATCGGAATAATTTGATTTTTCGCAAAGCTGAACCAAACTCAGGGATTTATAGGGAAAAATGAAGCTTACAACACATATAATCGATTCATGTTATCAGAATCAATCACCGAAACGCGTATAATCtagaaattaaaaaaataaaaaccaaAATTTCAAGAACTCGGCCTAACTATTCTAGGGGTTATAATCATCTATTAGATATACTATTCGCCTGCAAATTCAATCGTAAAGCTTATTTaagcatcaaaatcaacaaacgattcatgaatcaaaaatccccaaatttcaatttaaaaaattcataccaagaaccctaatttgatttctaagaatcaaaccaccttttctatatgttattgcaccccaaattagtcatataatataccaaaatgaccaggataaaattacctacatgattcaagcatcaaatcatattaacaacatcaagaacaaaattcttattttaatccttaattaattcaaattaaaataattaaataagataatcaccttgatttctgcacaaatatggttgattgattcagaaagaacttttcgagagtttcgatttgatatatggcacgcccgaatcggagttcgataacgccttcatttgtaagtttgattttcaagaacgcaaTGTGTTTAGGGTTTTTTCTGTATTTTATCAGTTTCTACTGATATATTAtaattatacgaataaaatgaaa from Apium graveolens cultivar Ventura chromosome 5, ASM990537v1, whole genome shotgun sequence includes the following:
- the LOC141661154 gene encoding uncharacterized protein LOC141661154, which gives rise to MREGRGNAVDVETASTGPKSSSASCPPEEQAPDPPPEQASDEASEQDQEHVAASETVDVCDAAYNSSQYDNDSYQFRRFVADAEQPLYEGSDCTKLESMLKLHNWKSRFGITDSAFTDLLSSVGSLLPKDNVLPSNAYEAKKNPLQFRGVHADATKCPKCRLSWWKLTKKGEERINLPAKVMWYFPIIPRFKRMFKSPSTAKLMCWHAQQRTQDGKMRHPADSPSWKNIDYRWPSFGSEPRNLRLALSADGVNPHNNGLSNRYSCWPVILLTYNLPPWLCMKRKFMMLSILVPGPHEPGNNIDIYLQPMIDDLKKLWKEGEPNMYDAYNKSFFTLKAVLMWTINDFPAYANLSGCVNKGYKCCPVCGDDTVAKFLTHSRKMCYQGHRRYLPLHHPYRRQKAAFNGQQEFGQPRRTLSGEEVLAEQEQIKFEFGKKMKKAKKVESPWKKKSVFFELEYWKFHHVRHCIDVMHVEKNVCDSLIGTLLNMRHKTKDSAAARRDMMEMGVRSDLAPQVGVKKTYLPPSPFTLSKEEKRTFLSSLMSMKLPYGHASNIKNCVSMPDLNIYWLKSHNCHILLQQLLSVAIRSVLPKHVRVTIIRLCFFFNALCNKVVDVSKLDKLQSDVILTLCDLEKVFHASFFDVMVHIVVHLVQELRLCGPVFYRWMYAFERFNKVLKSYVRNRYYPEGCMAESYLGEESVEFCTEFLSQNYSTAGLPKDQDNKISGPLSAVIIKSVEEKERDEAHLHVLLNNAEVFPYILMHKEYLEEIHRGKRKSLHWLMREHNRLFADWFQNKVNDELRENNKGVSDTIRWLAAKPSFSVLTYQGYLVNGVRYFTKERDDIRVVQNSGVSVIAKAVQVSSAKDLNPVESDLTFYGIIQEIWELDYHAFKAPLFLCKWASNDKGIRVDDLGFTLVDFSRQGHKKDKYVSVDQVKQVFYLENPVDATWSIVLSSTTRDYQELYNEDDLGDTIMEHPPFGTEIPVTDVTTDDVAHTARPNVEGIWIKNTATKTPAPNVVTD